The genomic window CGTGAAGGCAAATTGCATTCGATCATAAAAGAGCATTTCTTCCATAATGGTAATTTGTTTATGAAGTTCCACAAATTTAACCATTAGAACCCGAATTAATGCCTTTAAAAAAAAGTTTATCTCCCGATATTTGTTAAACTTTTCAACAATTTAAAGAGTATTAATTACACTTACAATTTTCACAAAGTTTGTCATTTCGACGAAGGAGAAATCTTCGCAAGTAACTCCGCAACGAGAAGCCATTCTTTGTTGAGCTTCTTACGAAGATTTCTCCTTCGTCGAAATGACAAGATTGCGTATAATAATTTCTAAAAACAAAAACTATTATTTTTCCAAAATCCCTTTTTCTACACTTTCATTAATCAAACCTTCAGCATAATTCCATATCGATTTTGACCCCTCTTTAATAATGCTTTTCTTCTCGTAAACTTTATCATATTTCACTCCAAACTCTTTCCACGTCCCACCATTGTTAGAAGTGTTTTGCAACAAAGGCTCCAATCTGTCCATAGATCTTGCAAATTTGGCTTCGTTGGTTTCTCCTGCTTCAAATTCTTCCCAAATGGCAATTAATTCTTCGGCTTGCTTTTTTGGAAGCAAACCAAAAATTCTATTGGCTGCTAAACGTTCTTCATCTGTATTATCATGACTTTTTACGGTATCATAAATAAAAACGTCGCCAGCATCAATTTCGACAATGTCATGTATCAAAACCATTTTTACCACTTTCAAAACATCAATCGGTTCATTGGAATGTTCTGCCAAAACAATTGCCATCAAAGCCAAATGCCAGCTGTGTTCTGCATCATTCTCACATCTGTCGCTGTTGAATAATTTTGTCTTGCGCTGAATGTATTTTACCTTATCAATTTCTTTTATAAAAGCAATTTGATCCAATAAGTCCTTTGTGTTCATTTTCTTTTTTGTTTTAAAATGACATTCGTCATACGCAAAATTAAAGCTAAAAGCGTAATTGCTCAACTTAAAATTAATTTATCTCAGATCGCATGACAAAATCCATATTATTTTACACAAAAACCTAATTTCTGTAACATTAGTCACCTATTTTTTTAAAAAACAAGACTACCTTTGTCTTCCATTATTTTTATTACTGAATCATGAAAATAGAACAAATTTACACCGGATGCCTCGCTCAAGGTGCATATTATATCACTTCAAATGGCGAAGCGGCCATTATTGATCCGCTTAGAGAAATTCAACCTTATCTAGATCGTTTAGAACGTGACGGAGTAAAACTGAAGTATATTTTTGAAACACATTTCCACGCCGATTTCGTTTCAGGTCACGTTGATTTGAGCAAAGAAACTGGAGCGCCAATCGTTTATGGCCCAAATGCTTCCTGCGAATTTGACTGCATTTCTGCAAAAGACGGTCAGGAATTTAAAATCGGAAAAGTGACGATTAAAGTTTTACACACTCCTGGCCACACTATGGAAAGTACAACTTTTTTACTTATCGATGAAAACGGAAAAGATCATGCGATTTTCTCTGGAGACACTTTATTTATTGGTGATGTCGGACGCCCTGACTTAGCTCAAAAAGCAGCTGGAATGACACAAGATCAATTAGCTGGAATTTTATTTCATTCCTTAAGAAATAAAATCATGACGCTTGCTGATGATGTAATTGTATATCCTGCGCATGGAGCTGGAAGCGCTTGCGGAAAAAATATGAGCAAAGAAACTGTTTCGACTATTGGAAACCAAAAAGCAACCAATTATGCTTTGCGCACTAATATGACCGAAGAAGAGTTCATCAAAGAAGTAACAGACGGTTTATTGCCTCCTCCTGCCTATTTCAGCATGAACGTGGCTATGAATAAAGGTGGCTACGAAAGCTTTGAAACGGTTCTAAACAACGGAATGAGAGCCATAAACGTAAAAGATTTTGAAGCTGTAGCCGAAGAAACTGGCGCTTTAATTCTAGATACAAGAAGTGCTGCCGATTTCAGTAAAGGGTTTATTCCGCAATCTATCAACATCGGAATCAACGGTGATTTTGCTCCTTGGGTTGGAACTTTAATTGCCGATGTAAAACAGCCAATTATATTGGTTACCGCGGCGGGAATGGAAGAAGAAACAGTAACTCGTTTAAGCCGTGTAGGTTTTGATACCATTATTGGACATTTGGAAGGCGGTTTTGAAGCTTGGCAAAATGCAGGTTTCGAAATTGATACTGTTAACAGAATTACTGCTGAACAATTTGCAAATGAGTTTAAATTTGGTGAAGATAAAGTTGTAGATATTCGTAAAGAAACAGAATACGCAGCAGAACACATAGATGACGCTTACAGCAAACCTTTGGCTTATATCAATGATTGGGTAAAAGACATTAATCCAAATGAGCATTTTTATCTGCATTGCGCAGGGGGTTACAGAAGTATGATTGCATCCTCTATCCTTCAAGCAAGAGGTTTCAGAAATTTCTCTGAGGTTGAAGGTGGTTTTGGTGCAATTTCTAAAACCAATGTTCCAAAATCGGATTTTGTTTGTCAGAGCAAGGTTTTGAAAGCATAAATATAATTTTTACCATTAAGATATTAAGTTAATTAAGTTGGAATGCTTAATTTTCTTAACCTTCTTTTGAAAAGTTTCATTAAGTCAGATTTGCTTAATATTCTTAATCTCTTAATGGTAAAAAATAAAAAAACTAAATTTTAAAAGTAAATGAGTATACTTGAAATTATTAAAGAACCATGGCCTTGGTACGTAGCAGGCCCGCTGATTGGATTAACAGTTCCAATTTTATTAATTATAGGAAATAAATCTTTCGGGATTAGTTCTTCACTTCGCCATATTTGTGCGGCTTGTATTCCTGCAAATATTTCATTTTTTAAATACGACTGGAAAAAAGAAAGCTGGAATTTATTCTTTGTTCTTGGAATATTCTTCGGAGGTTTTATTGCTGCGCATTTTCTTTCGAATCCAAATCCGGTGGAAATTGCTCCTGAATTATCAGAGAAATTAGCCACTTACGGAATTACAGATCATAGTGGTTTGGTTCCTTCACAATTATTTTCTTGGGAAAGTTTATTAACGCTTCGCGGATTTATCATGATTGTCGTTGGCGGATTTTTAGTAGGTTTTGGAACTCGTTATGCGGGCGGATGCACAAGCGGACACGCGATTATGGGATTATCAAACTTACAATGGCCATCATTGGTTGCTACAATCTGTTTTATGATTGGAGGTTTTGTAATGGCACTTTTGATTTTACCTTATATTCTTTCACTTTAAAATTTCAAAAATGAGTTTAGAAAATAAAAATATAGACGGCGAAGGAATCAACGCAAGTCAGAAAAAAGAAACGGCATTAGGAAACTTAAAATATTTAATTGTTGGAATCTTTTTCGGAATTGTATTCGTAAAAGCTGAAATTATCAGCTGGTTTCGTATTCAGGAAAT from Flavobacterium sp. KACC 22763 includes these protein-coding regions:
- a CDS encoding HD domain-containing protein, giving the protein MNTKDLLDQIAFIKEIDKVKYIQRKTKLFNSDRCENDAEHSWHLALMAIVLAEHSNEPIDVLKVVKMVLIHDIVEIDAGDVFIYDTVKSHDNTDEERLAANRIFGLLPKKQAEELIAIWEEFEAGETNEAKFARSMDRLEPLLQNTSNNGGTWKEFGVKYDKVYEKKSIIKEGSKSIWNYAEGLINESVEKGILEK
- a CDS encoding MBL fold metallo-hydrolase — encoded protein: MKIEQIYTGCLAQGAYYITSNGEAAIIDPLREIQPYLDRLERDGVKLKYIFETHFHADFVSGHVDLSKETGAPIVYGPNASCEFDCISAKDGQEFKIGKVTIKVLHTPGHTMESTTFLLIDENGKDHAIFSGDTLFIGDVGRPDLAQKAAGMTQDQLAGILFHSLRNKIMTLADDVIVYPAHGAGSACGKNMSKETVSTIGNQKATNYALRTNMTEEEFIKEVTDGLLPPPAYFSMNVAMNKGGYESFETVLNNGMRAINVKDFEAVAEETGALILDTRSAADFSKGFIPQSINIGINGDFAPWVGTLIADVKQPIILVTAAGMEEETVTRLSRVGFDTIIGHLEGGFEAWQNAGFEIDTVNRITAEQFANEFKFGEDKVVDIRKETEYAAEHIDDAYSKPLAYINDWVKDINPNEHFYLHCAGGYRSMIASSILQARGFRNFSEVEGGFGAISKTNVPKSDFVCQSKVLKA
- a CDS encoding YeeE/YedE family protein, with the protein product MLEIIKEPWPWYVAGPLIGLTVPILLIIGNKSFGISSSLRHICAACIPANISFFKYDWKKESWNLFFVLGIFFGGFIAAHFLSNPNPVEIAPELSEKLATYGITDHSGLVPSQLFSWESLLTLRGFIMIVVGGFLVGFGTRYAGGCTSGHAIMGLSNLQWPSLVATICFMIGGFVMALLILPYILSL